From a single Phalacrocorax aristotelis chromosome 1, bGulAri2.1, whole genome shotgun sequence genomic region:
- the LOC142059678 gene encoding folate receptor gamma-like, translating to MGQVLLVLLAASTAMPAQDPLLNICMDAKHHKTKPGPEGMLHDQCAPWKDNACCTANTSSEAHKDQSNLYNFNWNHCGLMPPKCKRHFIQDTCLYECSPNLGPWIDQVDSSWRRERILHVPLCKEDCEEWWEDCKDYVTCKENWHKGWNWATGTNRCPWGSMCRPFSHVFPRPKDLCEKIWSNSYKYTTEHRGSGRCIQMWFDPAQGNPNVVVAKYYAWKKRSSPAWMENTTPEADKAECALPWPVLVLVPLALVVLAEGCRSRGWGSL from the exons ATGGGGCAGGTGCTGCTTGTGCTCTTGGCCGCCTCCACGGCGATGCCGGCGCAGGATCCGTTGCTGAACATCTGTATGGATGccaaacaccacaaaaccaagCCCGGCCCAGAGGGGATGCTGCATGACCAG TGTGCTCCCTGGAAGGACAACGCCTGCTGCACAGCCAACACCAGTTCAGAAGCCCACAAGGACCAATCCAACCTGTACAACTTCAACTGGAACCACTGTGGGCTGATGCCACCCAAGTGCAAGCGCCACTTCATCCAGGACACGTGCTTGTATGAGTGCTCACCCAACTTGGGGCCCTGGATTGACCAG GTTGACAGCAGCTGGCGTCGGGAGAGGATTCTTCATGTGCCGCTCTGCAAAGAGGACTGTGAGGAGTGGTGGGAGGATTGCAAGGACTATGTCACGTGCAAAGAGAACTGGCACAAGGGCTGGAACTGGGCAACAG GAACAAACCGCTGTCCTTGGGGCTCCATGTGCAGACCCTTCAGCCACGTCTTCCCCCGTCCGAAAGACCTATGTGAGAAAATCTGGTCTAACTCCTACAAATACACGACAGAGCACCGTGGCAGTGGACGCTGCATCCAGATGTGGTTTGACCCTGCCCAGGGAAACCCCAATGTGGTTGTGGCAAAGTACTATGCCTGGAAAAAGAGATCTTCCCCTGCTTGGATGGAAAACACGACTCCTGAGGCTGACAAAGCTGAGTGTGCTCTGCCATGGCCTGTCCTGGTCCTGGTGCCTCTGGCCCTTGTGGTGCTCGCTGAGGGCTGTAGATCTCGTGGATGGGGGTCCCTGTGA